The Polyangium spumosum genome includes a window with the following:
- a CDS encoding DUF924 family protein: MSERDEIEKVLLAWFGAEADDATVVKRQSGLWFAKSDETDRFLRETFGDLVERALRGELSSWRATLRGRLALIVLCDQFTRNIFRGTPRAFAGDPLALAAAREMIAAGEDASLRPFERVFVYLPLEHAEDLAAQEEAVARFARLLGDAPGEARGYFDGFHDYAVRHRDVIQRFGRFPHRNVILGRASTDEEIVFLKEPGSSF; encoded by the coding sequence ATGAGCGAGAGGGACGAGATCGAGAAGGTCCTTTTGGCGTGGTTCGGCGCGGAGGCCGACGACGCGACCGTCGTGAAGCGCCAGAGCGGGCTCTGGTTCGCCAAGAGCGACGAGACCGATCGATTCCTGCGCGAGACGTTCGGCGACCTCGTCGAGCGCGCCCTCCGCGGCGAGCTCTCTTCGTGGCGTGCGACGCTGCGCGGTCGGCTCGCGTTGATCGTGCTCTGTGATCAGTTCACCCGGAACATCTTCCGCGGCACGCCGCGCGCCTTCGCCGGGGATCCGCTCGCGCTCGCCGCGGCGCGCGAGATGATCGCGGCGGGCGAGGACGCCTCCTTGCGCCCTTTCGAGCGCGTGTTCGTGTACTTGCCGCTCGAGCACGCCGAGGACCTCGCCGCGCAGGAGGAGGCCGTGGCGCGGTTCGCCCGGCTCCTCGGCGACGCGCCGGGGGAGGCGCGCGGGTACTTCGACGGCTTCCATGATTACGCCGTGCGGCATCGCGACGTCATCCAGCGCTTCGGTCGTTTTCCGCACCGCAACGTGATCCTCGGGCGCGCCTCGACCGACGAGGAGATCGTGTTCCTGAAGGAGCCTGGCTCCTCCTTTTGA
- a CDS encoding transglutaminase-like domain-containing protein produces the protein MERSSIAQAIGEGTRRLRSGAPWRRGVAWVITLGLVSGTALAQSPGKKADPAKDKPAAPLPKAPPRWTAAQPDPMVDLALQRARAGGPDALAGLLVATTLDERASLGKVRQGLRVVAASKSPVAGDARALAAWLSPSPAGRAWTGSKVIAYDLAPDTTGLVRSMAILGPFQDKGEGIRDKEGPEAPGQKFNDVSARHSWGVYDVAWRRILPQSSTWRGVPLDLYIHPRAESCTYLASKVVFANPPKGQAQKPVVVRVASTGKVRLLWDGADVAMSEEVHPRLVLDRLAARIEPTPGPHLVAVKVCSGATSDEGRVRLRFTDEAGAPITVSSSSDITSVVLPAVAEKKGAKKQAKVDPAKEARVPAEIKPPRGVTRVKTQLEAGLDVGASPTPEVALRAAILRTLGGAEDARSPRAPGLLEAALRGKETSPDLLALAGYVSPFGAERSERLNLAFERGRASKDEAAAGFAQRRLFEASLAARYPDWAISRVREAPLAQATDLEARLLKIAGRSHMGAQGAYRAHRDELLAMTGEGRGRAPTAVWAELSSVTRADPQTALLAARKLVEQRAGARDSRYVAAFRAQGGAELERAAAESLPHQRSADELVAIGRLLLDAGRNAWAREVFYVATLLSPNKASAFDGLAAARKAVLADEARRGAPPSEPAERVTEALSRALALEPTDQQRKAEIALRTRTTQGKTTMPDEQSIVQPSVFLARAKANPAKKGEVFDRQLHWTRHVTYHADRRVSQLMHYAREIVVEPRTEMDLYESDIPTEGDRTELLFARVHRKDGSIALPEEQGGGGRGVYVRWPKLSSGDVVEVCVRSWTRDPVGRRGDAPFYFIDYVGSMDTRPILFNEVVVEAPAASPLAVDVINGKADRTETKTVGDRLIQRFVWDNPTNVRDEPLAPPIAETVPVLVGSTFAGWADFRSWYRSAIEGFSTPDERIKELAAELTKGKKTRDEKIRAVFDYVADSIRYVNYVSGEAWLPNRPQISLARKQGDCDDKAMLLITLLKAIGIEATEVLVQTRYTGQSMLLRSEKVAVPMFDHGIAYIPAKDGAPAMWLDATSPQSRMGPLPAMDARTLAFFIDDGPAKMVETPASSPDDHGIDAEWKIELDTSGRGKLTANERHVGDAAFELRTNLVEPDARKQWAEQYLTGKWVPGVELTGEVGFDGALPNGAAKLSYEATSQGIARREGNELVVPVSDTATLTSQLAPLSSRTLPVVLPPFLAPRHETRAITIVPPEGYVFAELPPGGEEAGGEFGRAKIEFSPGEGGAVVVKRTLVFDMSTIPLDKYTKWRAWLQRVDGLMHRVVRLVPGEPAKTAPQKTAQKGGAR, from the coding sequence ATGGAAAGGTCTTCGATCGCGCAGGCCATCGGCGAAGGAACACGACGTCTGCGCAGCGGAGCGCCATGGAGGCGAGGCGTCGCGTGGGTGATCACGCTCGGGCTCGTCTCGGGCACGGCGCTCGCGCAATCGCCCGGGAAAAAGGCCGATCCGGCGAAGGACAAACCCGCCGCGCCGCTCCCCAAGGCGCCTCCACGCTGGACGGCGGCGCAGCCGGATCCGATGGTGGATCTCGCGCTCCAGCGAGCGAGGGCGGGCGGGCCGGACGCGCTGGCGGGGCTGCTCGTGGCGACGACGCTCGACGAGCGCGCGTCGCTCGGGAAGGTGCGCCAGGGCCTGCGCGTGGTGGCCGCGTCGAAGTCGCCGGTCGCAGGGGACGCGCGGGCGCTCGCGGCGTGGCTCTCGCCGAGCCCGGCAGGGCGCGCGTGGACCGGATCGAAGGTGATCGCGTACGACCTCGCGCCGGATACGACGGGGCTCGTGCGCTCGATGGCGATCCTCGGGCCGTTCCAGGACAAGGGCGAAGGCATCCGCGACAAGGAAGGCCCCGAGGCGCCGGGGCAGAAGTTCAATGACGTGTCGGCGCGTCACTCGTGGGGCGTCTACGACGTCGCGTGGCGGCGCATCCTGCCGCAGTCGTCGACGTGGCGCGGCGTCCCGCTCGACCTCTACATCCACCCGCGGGCCGAGAGCTGCACGTACCTCGCGTCGAAGGTCGTCTTCGCGAACCCGCCCAAGGGCCAGGCGCAGAAGCCCGTCGTCGTGCGCGTGGCGTCGACCGGCAAGGTGCGGCTGCTCTGGGACGGCGCGGACGTCGCGATGAGCGAGGAGGTGCATCCGCGCCTCGTGCTGGATCGGCTGGCCGCGCGGATCGAGCCGACGCCGGGGCCGCACCTCGTCGCGGTGAAGGTCTGCTCGGGCGCGACCTCGGACGAGGGTCGCGTGCGCTTGCGGTTCACGGACGAGGCGGGCGCGCCGATCACGGTGTCGTCGTCGTCGGACATCACGAGCGTGGTGTTGCCGGCGGTCGCGGAGAAGAAGGGGGCGAAGAAGCAAGCGAAGGTGGACCCGGCGAAGGAGGCGCGGGTTCCTGCCGAGATCAAGCCGCCGAGAGGCGTGACGCGCGTGAAGACGCAGCTCGAAGCGGGGCTCGACGTGGGCGCGAGCCCGACGCCGGAGGTGGCGCTGCGGGCGGCCATCCTGCGCACGCTCGGCGGCGCGGAGGACGCGCGTTCGCCGCGCGCGCCGGGGCTGCTCGAAGCGGCGCTGCGGGGCAAGGAGACCTCGCCCGACCTGCTCGCGCTCGCGGGGTACGTCTCGCCGTTCGGCGCGGAGCGGAGCGAGCGGCTGAACCTCGCGTTCGAGCGCGGGAGGGCGTCGAAGGACGAGGCGGCGGCGGGGTTCGCGCAGCGGCGGCTCTTCGAGGCCTCGCTCGCGGCGCGTTACCCGGACTGGGCGATCTCGCGGGTCCGCGAGGCGCCGCTCGCGCAGGCGACGGACCTCGAGGCGCGGCTGCTCAAGATCGCGGGGCGCTCGCACATGGGCGCGCAGGGCGCGTACCGGGCGCACCGCGACGAGCTCCTGGCGATGACGGGCGAGGGCCGCGGGCGCGCGCCGACGGCGGTGTGGGCCGAGCTCTCGTCGGTGACGCGCGCCGATCCGCAGACGGCGCTGCTCGCGGCGCGCAAGCTCGTCGAGCAACGCGCGGGCGCGCGGGACAGCCGGTACGTCGCGGCCTTCCGGGCGCAAGGCGGCGCGGAGCTCGAGCGGGCCGCGGCCGAGAGCTTGCCGCATCAGCGATCGGCGGACGAGCTCGTGGCGATCGGGCGGCTCTTGCTCGACGCGGGCCGGAACGCCTGGGCGCGCGAGGTGTTTTATGTGGCGACGTTGCTCTCGCCGAACAAGGCCTCGGCGTTCGACGGGCTCGCGGCGGCGCGCAAGGCGGTGCTCGCGGACGAGGCGAGGCGGGGCGCGCCGCCCTCGGAGCCGGCCGAGCGCGTGACCGAGGCGCTCTCGCGGGCGCTCGCGCTCGAGCCGACGGACCAGCAGCGCAAGGCGGAGATCGCGCTCCGCACGCGGACGACGCAGGGCAAGACGACGATGCCCGACGAGCAGTCGATCGTGCAGCCGAGCGTCTTCCTCGCGCGGGCGAAGGCGAACCCGGCGAAGAAGGGCGAGGTCTTCGATCGGCAGCTCCACTGGACGCGGCACGTCACGTATCACGCCGATCGGCGCGTCTCGCAGCTCATGCATTACGCGCGCGAGATCGTGGTCGAGCCGCGCACGGAGATGGACCTCTACGAGTCGGACATCCCGACCGAGGGGGATCGCACGGAGCTGCTCTTCGCGCGCGTGCACCGCAAGGACGGCTCGATCGCGCTGCCCGAGGAGCAAGGCGGCGGCGGGCGCGGCGTGTACGTGCGCTGGCCGAAGCTCTCGTCGGGTGACGTCGTGGAGGTCTGCGTGCGCTCGTGGACGCGCGACCCCGTGGGCCGGCGCGGCGACGCGCCGTTCTACTTCATCGACTACGTGGGCTCGATGGATACGCGGCCGATCCTGTTCAACGAGGTCGTCGTGGAGGCGCCCGCGGCCTCGCCGCTCGCCGTCGACGTGATCAACGGCAAGGCCGATCGGACCGAGACGAAGACCGTCGGTGATCGCCTGATCCAGCGCTTCGTCTGGGACAACCCGACGAACGTGCGTGACGAGCCGCTCGCGCCGCCGATCGCCGAGACGGTGCCCGTCCTGGTGGGCTCGACGTTCGCGGGCTGGGCCGATTTCCGGAGCTGGTACCGGAGCGCGATCGAGGGCTTCTCCACGCCCGACGAGCGCATCAAGGAGCTCGCGGCCGAGCTGACGAAGGGCAAGAAGACGCGCGACGAGAAGATCCGCGCGGTCTTCGACTACGTCGCCGACTCGATCCGGTACGTGAACTACGTCTCGGGCGAGGCGTGGCTGCCGAACCGCCCGCAGATCTCGCTCGCGCGCAAGCAAGGCGACTGCGACGACAAGGCGATGTTGCTGATCACGCTGCTCAAGGCGATCGGCATCGAGGCGACCGAGGTGCTCGTGCAGACGCGTTACACGGGGCAGTCGATGCTGCTCCGGAGCGAGAAGGTCGCGGTGCCGATGTTCGATCACGGCATCGCGTACATCCCGGCGAAGGACGGCGCGCCGGCGATGTGGCTCGACGCGACGAGCCCGCAGAGCCGCATGGGCCCGCTGCCGGCGATGGACGCGCGCACGCTCGCGTTCTTCATCGACGACGGCCCCGCGAAGATGGTCGAGACGCCCGCGAGCTCGCCCGACGATCACGGCATCGACGCCGAGTGGAAGATCGAGCTCGACACGAGCGGCCGCGGCAAGCTCACGGCGAACGAGCGGCACGTGGGCGACGCGGCCTTCGAGCTGCGCACGAACCTCGTCGAGCCCGACGCGCGCAAGCAGTGGGCCGAGCAGTACCTCACGGGCAAATGGGTGCCCGGCGTGGAGCTCACGGGCGAGGTCGGCTTCGACGGCGCCTTGCCGAACGGCGCGGCGAAGCTCTCGTACGAGGCGACGAGCCAGGGCATCGCGCGGCGTGAGGGCAACGAGCTCGTGGTGCCGGTGAGCGACACGGCGACGCTCACCTCGCAGCTCGCGCCGCTCTCGTCGCGCACGCTGCCGGTGGTGCTGCCGCCGTTCCTCGCGCCGCGGCACGAGACGCGGGCGATCACGATCGTGCCGCCCGAGGGTTACGTCTTCGCGGAGCTGCCGCCGGGCGGCGAGGAGGCGGGCGGGGAGTTCGGCCGCGCGAAGATCGAGTTCTCGCCGGGCGAGGGCGGCGCCGTCGTCGTCAAGCGCACGCTCGTGTTCGACATGTCGACGATCCCGCTCGACAAGTACACGAAGTGGCGCGCGTGGCTTCAGCGCGTCGACGGCCTGATGCACCGGGTCGTGCGGCTCGTGCCGGGCGAGCCTGCGAAGACCGCGCCGCAGAAGACGGCGCAGAAGGGCGGCGCGCGATGA
- a CDS encoding hemerythrin domain-containing protein: MEYDRMLATLFEEEDRAREMASKLMKVSQESREAASAERQSLVAFLKGPMERHMAYEERAVFPQLDRRGLGAEVQVALRHHAMIREDAEKLAAARPGDDVSQLIFDVARRMLHHTNFEGDYIYPELTYEAWRDLMKETAG; the protein is encoded by the coding sequence ATGGAATACGACCGCATGCTCGCGACGCTCTTCGAGGAAGAAGACCGCGCGCGCGAGATGGCGAGCAAGCTGATGAAGGTCTCCCAGGAGTCGCGCGAGGCGGCCTCCGCGGAGCGTCAAAGCCTCGTCGCTTTCCTCAAGGGCCCGATGGAGCGGCACATGGCATACGAGGAGCGCGCGGTCTTCCCGCAGCTCGACCGCCGCGGCCTCGGCGCCGAGGTGCAAGTCGCGCTGCGTCACCACGCGATGATCCGCGAAGACGCCGAAAAGCTCGCGGCCGCGAGGCCCGGTGACGACGTGAGCCAACTCATCTTCGACGTGGCGCGCCGCATGCTGCACCACACGAATTTCGAGGGAGATTACATCTACCCCGAGCTCACCTACGAAGCGTGGCGCGACCTCATGAAGGAGACCGCGGGGTGA
- a CDS encoding serine/threonine-protein kinase, which produces MSLEAGRVLSTRYRLVRPLGQGSQGAVWIADHLALNTEVAVKLIDPDLAKREDALERFKREATAAAQLRSAHVVQILDHGIDEGQPFIVMELLDGEDLFERLNKRGRLSLRETSKVITQVCRALARAHAAGIVHRDLKPENVFLCNNEDDEVVKVLDFGVAKVTDPAKATMQRTNVGTLIGTPHYMSPEQVKGISEIDFRTDLWAIGVIAYQCVVGELPFDSEGVGDLLIKISVAEAPVPSKVWKGVPPQFDAWFAKACDKDPNKRFQSARELAENLARVVASVPEAMRGELPPRPISIRPPPVAPASSPGMPAPPSIPKSTKAPALPPRATASPAKPPPRVERAKTEVLDPADVEVLDTGARGPVSEDIDDFEFDFDEEPPVVVSTSPPGVVAKAPAAQTPAPTTKLSSGIHAPPAAPSPQPAAAPAQRVSATPNPFTSDLGAPVLPAGLLDAPAPRASVPAQEPTQAAIPRHPAPITAPGVDSGDRISAPPEIDGARRKRTLTLVALLFVAAAGGIAYMVIRSNMLPPSPVPAASAPPAPEHIEPPPVVEVPSPTASFGATAAPTTKKGPIKSGPTTKKTTAAPNTTTKSAPTATAKQPEPPPDDGTIVIPDPPSDVPPAP; this is translated from the coding sequence ATGAGCCTCGAGGCAGGCCGCGTCCTCAGCACCCGCTACCGGCTGGTCCGACCCCTCGGGCAGGGCTCGCAAGGGGCCGTGTGGATCGCGGACCACCTCGCGCTCAACACCGAAGTCGCGGTCAAGCTCATCGACCCGGACCTCGCCAAACGCGAGGACGCCCTCGAGCGCTTCAAGCGCGAAGCCACCGCCGCCGCGCAGCTCCGCAGCGCCCACGTGGTCCAGATCCTCGACCACGGCATCGACGAAGGTCAGCCCTTCATCGTGATGGAGCTGCTCGACGGCGAAGACCTCTTCGAGCGCCTCAACAAACGTGGTCGTCTCTCCCTGCGCGAGACGTCCAAGGTGATCACGCAGGTCTGCCGCGCCCTCGCGCGCGCGCACGCCGCCGGCATCGTCCACCGCGACCTCAAGCCCGAGAACGTCTTCCTCTGCAACAACGAGGACGACGAGGTCGTGAAGGTGCTCGACTTCGGCGTCGCCAAGGTGACCGACCCGGCGAAGGCCACGATGCAGCGGACCAACGTCGGTACGCTCATCGGCACGCCGCACTACATGAGCCCCGAGCAGGTCAAGGGCATCTCCGAGATCGATTTCCGCACCGATCTCTGGGCGATCGGCGTCATCGCCTACCAGTGCGTCGTGGGCGAGTTGCCCTTCGACAGCGAGGGCGTCGGCGACCTCTTGATCAAGATCTCGGTCGCCGAGGCGCCCGTCCCGTCGAAGGTCTGGAAGGGCGTGCCGCCGCAGTTCGACGCGTGGTTCGCGAAGGCCTGCGACAAGGACCCGAACAAGCGCTTCCAGAGCGCGCGCGAGCTCGCCGAGAACCTCGCCCGCGTGGTCGCCTCCGTGCCCGAGGCGATGCGCGGCGAGCTGCCCCCGCGGCCCATCTCCATCCGGCCGCCGCCCGTCGCGCCCGCGTCCTCGCCGGGCATGCCGGCGCCCCCGAGCATCCCGAAGAGCACGAAGGCCCCCGCGCTGCCCCCACGCGCGACCGCGTCCCCCGCGAAGCCGCCCCCGCGCGTCGAGCGCGCGAAGACGGAGGTGCTCGACCCCGCCGACGTCGAAGTGCTCGACACAGGCGCGCGCGGACCCGTCTCGGAGGACATCGACGACTTCGAATTCGACTTCGACGAAGAGCCGCCGGTCGTCGTCTCGACGTCACCGCCCGGCGTCGTCGCAAAAGCGCCCGCCGCGCAGACGCCCGCGCCCACGACGAAGCTCTCGTCGGGCATCCACGCGCCACCCGCCGCGCCGTCGCCGCAGCCCGCGGCAGCGCCCGCGCAACGCGTGAGCGCGACGCCGAACCCGTTCACCTCCGACCTCGGCGCGCCCGTGTTGCCCGCGGGCCTGCTCGACGCGCCCGCGCCGCGAGCCTCGGTCCCGGCCCAGGAGCCCACGCAAGCGGCGATCCCGAGGCACCCCGCGCCCATCACGGCGCCAGGCGTCGACAGCGGCGACCGGATCTCGGCGCCCCCCGAGATCGACGGCGCGCGCCGCAAGCGCACGCTCACGCTCGTCGCGTTGCTCTTCGTCGCGGCCGCCGGCGGCATCGCGTACATGGTCATCCGGTCGAACATGCTGCCGCCGAGCCCGGTGCCGGCCGCCTCGGCGCCGCCCGCGCCCGAGCACATCGAGCCGCCGCCCGTGGTCGAGGTCCCCTCGCCGACGGCGAGCTTCGGCGCCACGGCCGCGCCCACCACGAAGAAGGGCCCGATCAAGTCGGGTCCGACGACGAAGAAGACGACCGCCGCCCCGAACACCACGACCAAGTCGGCCCCGACCGCGACGGCGAAGCAGCCGGAGCCGCCGCCGGACGACGGGACGATCGTGATTCCGGATCCGCCGAGCGACGTTCCTCCGGCGCCGTAA
- the dnaK gene encoding molecular chaperone DnaK: MGKIIGIDLGTTNSVVAVMEGKEPKVIVNEEGSRITPSVVAFDDKGEVLVGQIAKRQAVTNPLNTIYSAKRFVGRRFEEVTEETKRVPYKVVKGKNGDATIELRGKQHSPPEVSAKVLQKLKKAAEDYLGEKVTEAVITVPAYFNDSQRQATKDAGRIAGLDVKRIVNEPTAAALAYGLDKKSDEVIAVYDFGGGTFDISILEVGDNVVQVISTNGDTHLGGDDVDHLVMDWLVAEFKKDTGIDVSNDKMVVQRLKDAAEQAKIELSNVQETTINLPFLTADASGPKHLQKPLSRAKLEQMIRPLIERTMEPVRKALSDAKKTPQQIDEVVLVGGSTRIPLVQETVKKFFGKEPHKGVNPDEVVAVGAAVQAGVLSGDVKDLVLLDVTPLSLGVETLGGVMTVMIPRNTTIPTQKKETFSTATDSQPSVEVHVLQGERTEARYNRTLGRFHLEGIMPAPRGVPKIEVTFDIDANGILSVHAKDMATGKDQRITITASGGLKEDEIQRMVREAGEHEAEDKRRREEIERRNKLDNLCYTIEKTIADNKDKLPESDVSALNGIVAEGRQAIEKQDDAAVQASLEKLEKEMHRIASVMYEKAGPQGGAPPGDGGAPPPPAGGKGKDGVIDAEFEEGS; the protein is encoded by the coding sequence ATGGGCAAGATCATCGGCATCGATCTCGGCACGACGAACAGCGTTGTCGCGGTGATGGAGGGCAAGGAGCCCAAGGTCATCGTCAACGAGGAAGGCTCGCGGATCACGCCTTCGGTCGTCGCGTTCGACGACAAAGGCGAGGTGCTCGTCGGGCAGATCGCGAAACGCCAGGCCGTCACGAACCCGCTCAACACCATCTACTCGGCGAAGCGCTTCGTCGGTCGCCGCTTCGAGGAGGTGACGGAAGAGACCAAGCGCGTCCCGTACAAGGTGGTGAAGGGCAAGAACGGCGACGCCACCATCGAGCTGCGCGGCAAGCAGCACTCGCCGCCGGAGGTCTCGGCGAAGGTCCTGCAGAAGCTGAAGAAGGCGGCGGAGGACTACCTCGGCGAGAAGGTGACCGAGGCGGTCATCACGGTCCCCGCGTACTTCAACGACTCGCAGCGCCAGGCGACGAAGGACGCCGGTCGCATCGCCGGCCTCGACGTCAAGCGCATCGTCAACGAGCCGACCGCGGCCGCGCTCGCGTACGGGCTCGACAAGAAGAGCGACGAGGTCATCGCGGTCTACGACTTCGGCGGCGGCACGTTCGACATCTCGATCCTCGAGGTCGGCGACAACGTCGTGCAGGTCATCTCGACGAACGGCGACACGCACCTCGGCGGCGACGACGTCGACCACCTCGTGATGGATTGGCTGGTCGCCGAGTTCAAGAAGGACACGGGCATCGACGTCTCGAACGACAAGATGGTCGTGCAGCGCCTGAAGGACGCGGCGGAGCAGGCGAAGATCGAGCTGTCGAACGTGCAGGAGACGACGATCAACCTGCCGTTCCTCACGGCCGACGCGTCGGGCCCGAAGCACCTGCAGAAGCCGCTCAGCCGCGCGAAGCTCGAGCAGATGATCCGGCCGCTCATCGAGCGGACGATGGAGCCCGTGCGCAAGGCGCTCTCGGACGCGAAGAAGACGCCGCAGCAGATCGACGAGGTCGTGCTCGTCGGCGGCTCGACGCGTATCCCGCTCGTGCAGGAGACGGTGAAGAAGTTCTTCGGCAAAGAGCCGCACAAGGGCGTGAACCCGGACGAGGTCGTGGCCGTCGGCGCCGCGGTCCAGGCCGGCGTGCTCTCGGGCGACGTGAAGGACCTCGTGCTGCTCGACGTCACGCCGCTCTCGCTCGGCGTCGAGACGCTCGGCGGCGTGATGACGGTGATGATCCCGCGCAACACGACGATCCCGACGCAGAAGAAGGAGACGTTCTCGACGGCGACCGACAGCCAGCCCTCGGTCGAGGTGCACGTGCTGCAGGGCGAGCGCACCGAGGCGCGGTACAACCGCACGCTCGGCCGCTTCCACCTGGAGGGCATCATGCCGGCGCCGCGCGGCGTGCCGAAGATCGAGGTGACGTTCGACATCGACGCGAACGGCATCCTGAGCGTGCACGCGAAGGACATGGCGACGGGCAAGGATCAGCGCATCACGATCACGGCCTCCGGCGGCCTCAAGGAGGACGAGATCCAGCGTATGGTCCGCGAGGCCGGCGAGCACGAGGCCGAGGACAAGCGCCGTCGCGAGGAGATCGAGCGGCGCAACAAGCTCGACAACCTCTGCTACACGATCGAAAAGACGATCGCCGACAACAAGGACAAGCTGCCCGAGAGCGACGTGTCCGCGCTGAACGGCATCGTGGCCGAGGGTCGTCAGGCGATCGAGAAGCAGGACGACGCGGCCGTGCAGGCCTCGCTCGAGAAGCTCGAGAAGGAGATGCACCGCATCGCGAGCGTGATGTACGAGAAGGCCGGTCCGCAGGGCGGCGCCCCGCCCGGTGACGGCGGCGCCCCGCCCCCGCCCGCCGGTGGCAAGGGCAAGGACGGCGTCATCGACGCGGAGTTCGAAGAGGGCTCCTGA
- the rpmE gene encoding 50S ribosomal protein L31, producing MKQGIHPNYVMSTINCACGSVVTTRSTRGSFTTDICSACHPFYTGKAKVMDVAGRVDRFRKKYAQTQKAT from the coding sequence ATGAAGCAAGGCATCCATCCCAACTACGTCATGTCGACGATCAACTGCGCCTGCGGCTCGGTCGTCACCACCCGCTCGACCCGCGGCAGCTTCACCACCGACATCTGCTCCGCGTGCCACCCGTTCTACACGGGCAAGGCGAAGGTCATGGACGTCGCCGGTCGCGTCGACCGCTTCCGCAAGAAGTACGCGCAGACGCAAAAGGCGACCTGA
- a CDS encoding DUF1385 domain-containing protein — protein sequence MSQEVARPYIGGQAVIEGVMMRSPRSLSIVCRRRSGELVVRERAAPTLAQGPRTWPLVRGVVTVVESLKLGSQALRWSADLYEQDLDDEDKPKSKKPPSASNVLTALSLPILSMVTSGGEAAPSSGSKGAGGFGFISILFAIGLFVAAPQAGAEGINKLFQLDLDVSSPGFQALTGAAKLLIVVGYMLLIRQVAEIRRVFQYHGAEHKAISTYEAQEELTVENAAKKTTLHARCGTTFLVMVALVSILVFSAIGAFLPTIPGGRLAQSVGFFFMKLPFLPFIAAITYELQRFFARFCTVGPLQVLLWPGFLVQKITTAEPEPAQLEVALASLRATLWREAAAQTAPAEVPDRVFPDYGQLLADPGYVGARV from the coding sequence ATGAGCCAGGAAGTCGCGCGCCCGTACATCGGCGGGCAAGCCGTGATCGAGGGGGTCATGATGCGATCCCCCCGCTCGCTTTCCATCGTGTGCAGAAGGCGCTCGGGCGAGCTCGTGGTCCGTGAACGGGCCGCGCCCACGCTCGCCCAGGGCCCGCGCACCTGGCCGCTCGTGCGCGGCGTCGTCACCGTCGTCGAGTCCCTCAAGCTCGGCTCGCAAGCCCTGCGCTGGTCGGCCGATCTCTACGAGCAAGACCTGGACGACGAGGACAAGCCGAAGAGCAAGAAGCCGCCCTCGGCGAGCAACGTGCTCACGGCCCTGTCGCTCCCGATCCTCTCGATGGTGACCTCGGGCGGAGAGGCGGCGCCGTCCTCGGGCAGCAAGGGCGCGGGCGGGTTCGGGTTCATCTCGATCCTGTTCGCCATCGGCCTGTTCGTCGCGGCCCCGCAGGCCGGCGCCGAGGGCATCAACAAGCTCTTCCAGCTCGACCTCGACGTGAGCTCGCCCGGCTTCCAGGCCCTCACGGGCGCGGCGAAGCTCCTCATCGTCGTCGGCTACATGCTGCTCATCCGGCAGGTCGCCGAGATCCGCCGCGTGTTCCAGTACCACGGCGCCGAACACAAGGCGATCTCGACCTACGAGGCCCAGGAAGAGCTCACGGTCGAGAACGCGGCCAAAAAGACCACGCTCCACGCGCGCTGCGGCACCACGTTCCTCGTGATGGTCGCGCTCGTGTCGATCCTCGTCTTCTCGGCCATCGGCGCGTTTTTGCCGACGATCCCCGGCGGGCGGCTCGCGCAGAGCGTGGGCTTCTTCTTCATGAAGCTGCCCTTCCTGCCGTTCATCGCGGCCATCACGTACGAGCTGCAGCGCTTCTTCGCGCGCTTCTGCACGGTGGGCCCGCTGCAGGTGCTCCTCTGGCCGGGCTTCCTCGTCCAGAAGATCACGACCGCGGAGCCCGAGCCCGCGCAGCTCGAGGTGGCGCTCGCGTCGCTCCGCGCGACCCTCTGGCGCGAAGCCGCGGCCCAGACCGCGCCGGCCGAGGTGCCCGACCGCGTCTTCCCGGACTACGGTCAGCTGCTCGCCGACCCGGGCTACGTCGGCGCGCGCGTCTGA